A single region of the Penaeus chinensis breed Huanghai No. 1 chromosome 41, ASM1920278v2, whole genome shotgun sequence genome encodes:
- the LOC125047692 gene encoding ubiquitin-conjugating enzyme E2 S-like, with protein MASTSNVENLSPQILRGVMKEMTELVKGPPEGIKVHMNDEDVTDIQATITGPAGTPYAGGLFRVKLALGKDFPNVPPKGYFLTKIFHPNVASNGEICVNTLKKDWKADLGIRHVLLVIKCLLIVPNAESALNEEAGKLLLEAYDDYAARAKMITEIHAQGPKVPKGESSGEGSSQDGPQAKKHATDKKVAADRKKLLKDKKRTLKRL; from the exons ACAAGCAACGTGGAAAACCTCTCCCCACAGATCCTGCGAGGGGTGATGAAGGAGATGACAGAGCTGGTCAAGGGCCCACCAGAAGGCATCAAAGTGCACATGAACGATGAAGATGTGACAGACATCCAAGCCACCATCACAGGACCTG CTGGTACACCCTATGCCGGAGGGCTGTTCCGTGTAAAGTTGGCCCTCGGCAAAGACTTCCCTAATGTCCCCCCCAAGGGCTATTTCCTCACCAAGATCTTTCACCCTAATGTGGCCTCCAATGGAGAAATATGTGTGAACACGCTCAAGAAAGACTGGAAGGCAGATCTGGGCATCAGACACGTCCTCTTG GTTATTAAATGTCTGCTGATTGTCCCAAATGCCGAGTCAGCCTTGAATGAAGAGGCTGGGAAGCTGCTCCTTGAGGCCTATGATGACTATGCTGCCAGAGCTAAGATGATTACGGAAATCCATGCACAA GGCCCGAAGGTACCCAAGGGAGAGAGCAGTGGAGAAGGAAGTAGTCAGGATGGACCCCAGGCCAAGAAACACGCCACAGACAAGAAGGTGGCTGCTGATCGGAAAAAGTTATTGAAAGACAAGAAGAGAACTTTAAAGAGATTATGA